From Acidobacteriota bacterium, one genomic window encodes:
- a CDS encoding cytochrome c3 family protein — protein MHQDIIASNTRRSDVAVAHFVNASFREQLNADDKPQFNNCAICHQTSDALPKLAPRMPATEKPLADAAPDSFVPKPAFFKDMPSGHATCFACHFQGAQPTGMNCAGCHSLTTRHFESNVVKRYSFKFDHQQKEHSVRDCMTCHLRISQNGDVRTMKDADVPFVACVSCHNHAEDISKEVAKRKESADKGLAPFQCIYCHTPAVGRFPMPPSHEAR, from the coding sequence GTGCATCAAGACATTATTGCTTCGAACACTAGAAGATCGGATGTTGCCGTCGCTCATTTTGTAAACGCTAGCTTTCGTGAACAGCTAAACGCGGATGACAAACCGCAATTCAACAATTGCGCGATCTGCCATCAGACATCCGATGCCTTGCCAAAACTCGCCCCTCGAATGCCGGCAACAGAAAAGCCCCTAGCAGACGCAGCGCCGGATTCGTTCGTGCCAAAACCTGCTTTCTTCAAAGACATGCCAAGCGGGCACGCAACTTGTTTCGCCTGTCATTTTCAGGGAGCACAGCCGACCGGAATGAATTGTGCCGGCTGTCACAGCCTTACCACACGCCATTTCGAATCGAACGTCGTAAAGCGATATTCCTTCAAATTTGATCACCAGCAAAAGGAACATTCGGTCCGTGATTGTATGACCTGTCATCTGCGGATCTCGCAGAACGGCGACGTGAGGACTATGAAAGATGCAGATGTACCATTCGTTGCCTGCGTCTCGTGTCACAATCACGCAGAAGATATCTCGAAAGAGGTTGCGAAGCGAAAGGAAAGTGCTGATAAGGGGCTTGCTCCATTCCAGTGCATATACTGTCACACGCCGGCGGTTGGAAGATTTCCAATGCCA